From Natrinema amylolyticum, the proteins below share one genomic window:
- a CDS encoding ribonuclease P protein component 4, giving the protein MDVAAERIERLHDHARAAAANGADDRARYYVRLARRVAERNRLTLPREFRRFTCDRCDAYLRPGKNARVRLRDGHVVITCDCGAHARYPYEE; this is encoded by the coding sequence ATGGACGTCGCTGCCGAACGGATCGAGCGCCTGCACGACCACGCTCGAGCGGCGGCAGCGAACGGTGCGGACGACCGTGCTCGATACTACGTTCGGCTCGCCCGGCGGGTCGCGGAGCGAAACCGCCTGACGCTGCCGCGGGAGTTTCGACGGTTCACCTGTGATCGGTGTGATGCGTACCTCCGTCCGGGAAAGAACGCCCGCGTGAGATTGCGGGACGGCCACGTCGTGATCACCTGTGACTGCGGTGCACACGCGCGCTATCCCTACGAGGAGTGA
- a CDS encoding YhbY family RNA-binding protein, with product MDKQELKQRAHDLDVTVWVGKSGVDAVVDELDDQLSDRDLVKVKFLRAARAGSSTEEKAADLAERVNAELIDTRGHTAVVHR from the coding sequence ATGGATAAACAGGAACTCAAGCAGCGAGCGCACGATCTCGACGTCACCGTCTGGGTCGGGAAGAGCGGCGTCGACGCAGTCGTCGACGAACTCGACGACCAGCTCTCGGATCGGGACCTCGTGAAAGTAAAATTCCTCCGCGCAGCCCGCGCGGGGAGTTCGACTGAGGAAAAGGCGGCAGATCTCGCCGAGCGTGTCAATGCTGAATTGATCGATACGCGCGGCCATACGGCAGTGGTCCATCGATGA
- a CDS encoding mechanosensitive ion channel family protein encodes MSGGIELAPIQALGPIGRGLDEFGFTVAQAAAAESAIKFVIALVAIWLVGRIVVLPLIKRAFDRREIDEHAQNPLLMLTRFGIGFGAVAIAFGFADYGNFLVSMAGIAAAGALAIGFAMQDVISNFVAGVFIYTDKPFRIGDWIEWDNGDYAGVVEDISLRVTRVRTFDNELLTVPNSALTDGVLKNPVDANKLRLKFVFGIGYDDDIERATEIIVEEAERHPDIMDDPAPSVRLTELGNSDVGLQSRFWIANPSRADFVRTRGEYVTAVKQRFDEEGIDIPYPVRTLEGGLNLESGDGQSVVQPAE; translated from the coding sequence ATGAGCGGTGGGATCGAGTTGGCCCCGATACAGGCCCTCGGTCCGATCGGTCGTGGCCTCGACGAGTTCGGGTTCACTGTCGCACAGGCCGCTGCCGCGGAGAGTGCGATCAAGTTCGTCATCGCGCTCGTCGCGATCTGGCTCGTCGGCCGAATAGTCGTCTTACCGCTCATCAAACGAGCGTTCGACCGACGAGAGATCGACGAACACGCCCAGAACCCGCTGTTGATGCTGACGCGGTTCGGCATCGGATTCGGTGCCGTCGCGATCGCCTTCGGGTTCGCCGACTACGGGAACTTCCTCGTCTCGATGGCCGGCATCGCGGCGGCCGGGGCGCTCGCTATCGGGTTCGCGATGCAGGACGTGATCTCGAACTTCGTCGCGGGCGTCTTCATCTACACCGACAAACCGTTCCGAATCGGTGACTGGATCGAGTGGGACAACGGCGACTACGCCGGCGTCGTCGAGGACATCAGCCTCCGTGTGACTCGAGTCCGAACGTTCGACAACGAACTGCTCACCGTTCCCAACTCGGCGCTCACCGACGGCGTTCTCAAGAACCCCGTCGACGCCAACAAACTCCGACTGAAGTTCGTCTTCGGAATCGGCTACGACGACGACATCGAACGCGCGACGGAAATCATCGTCGAGGAAGCCGAGCGCCACCCCGACATCATGGACGACCCCGCGCCCTCGGTTCGACTGACGGAACTCGGGAACTCCGACGTCGGCCTCCAGTCGCGGTTCTGGATCGCGAACCCGTCCCGCGCCGACTTCGTTCGAACCCGCGGAGAGTACGTCACCGCAGTCAAACAGCGCTTCGACGAGGAAGGAATCGACATCCCCTACCCCGTCCGAACCCTCGAGGGCGGTCTCAACCTCGAGAGCGGCGACGGTCAGAGCGTCGTCCAACCGGCCGAATAA
- a CDS encoding CDC48 family AAA ATPase, producing MRLRVKPLKRKDAGSGLAAIDRETMAELGVSSGEFVAIEGPEGRVVARVWPGRSEDAGIVRIDGQLRQAAGVRIDDAVDVKAADVEPAERVTLALPENVRIQGDVGSYLKDKLSERAVSPGDTFSLSLGFGLLSTRSGRRLPVTVVDTEPSGSVVVGGDTDVEVTERGGEELSVEATGPLEGEGEADGQPPDVTYEDVGGLDDELEQVREMIELPMRHPELFRALGIEPPKGVLLHGPPGTGKTLIARAVANEIDAHFQTISGPEIMSKYYGESEEQLREVFEEAAENEPSIVFIDELDSIAPKREDVQGDVERRVVAQLLSLMDGLEQRGEITVIGTTNRVDAIDPALRRPGRFDREIEIGVPDAAGREEILQIHTRGMPLAEDVDLERYAENTHGFVGADLENLAKEAAMTAMRRVRPELDLEEDEIDAEALEAIEIGEADFKSALRGIEPSAMREVFVEVPDVSWDDVGGLEDAKERLRESVQWPMEHADAYERVALEPAKGVLLHGPPGTGKTLLAKAVANESQSNFISVKGPELFDKYVGESEKGVREVFSKARENAPTIVFFDEIDAIASERGSGVGDSNVGERVVSQLLTELDGLEELEDVVVIAASNRPELIDDALLRPGRLDRHVSVDEPDETARREIFEIHTQGRPLADDVDLDDLAAETEGYTGADVEAVCREAATIAVREHVRAAATGEARDVDEIELTADHFERALEEISPESAAEFEPGPRAGDFDEVLEGAETETEAE from the coding sequence TGGCCGGGCCGCAGCGAGGACGCGGGGATCGTTCGCATCGACGGCCAGCTCCGGCAGGCCGCCGGCGTTCGGATCGACGACGCGGTCGACGTCAAGGCGGCCGACGTCGAACCCGCCGAGCGAGTCACGCTCGCGCTGCCGGAGAACGTCCGCATTCAGGGCGACGTCGGCTCCTACCTGAAGGATAAGCTCTCCGAACGGGCCGTCAGCCCCGGCGATACGTTCTCGCTGTCGCTCGGCTTCGGCCTCCTCTCGACGCGCTCCGGTCGGCGGCTCCCGGTCACCGTCGTCGACACCGAGCCGAGCGGCTCCGTCGTCGTCGGCGGCGACACCGACGTCGAGGTGACCGAACGCGGCGGCGAGGAGCTCTCGGTCGAAGCGACCGGCCCGCTCGAGGGCGAAGGAGAGGCCGACGGCCAACCGCCGGACGTCACCTACGAGGACGTGGGCGGCTTAGACGACGAACTCGAGCAGGTCCGCGAGATGATCGAACTGCCGATGCGCCACCCCGAACTCTTCAGAGCGCTCGGCATCGAGCCGCCAAAGGGCGTCCTGCTCCACGGTCCGCCGGGCACCGGCAAGACGCTGATCGCCCGCGCCGTGGCCAACGAGATCGACGCCCACTTCCAGACGATCTCCGGCCCGGAGATCATGTCGAAGTACTACGGCGAGAGCGAAGAGCAACTCCGCGAAGTGTTCGAGGAGGCGGCCGAGAACGAGCCGTCGATCGTCTTCATCGACGAACTCGACTCCATCGCGCCCAAGCGCGAGGACGTCCAGGGCGACGTCGAGCGCCGCGTCGTCGCCCAACTCCTCTCGCTGATGGACGGCTTGGAGCAGCGCGGCGAGATCACCGTCATCGGGACGACGAACCGCGTCGACGCCATCGACCCCGCGCTGCGCCGTCCCGGCCGGTTCGACCGCGAGATCGAGATCGGCGTCCCCGACGCCGCGGGCCGCGAGGAGATCCTCCAGATCCACACCCGCGGCATGCCCCTCGCCGAGGACGTCGACCTCGAGCGCTACGCCGAGAACACCCACGGCTTCGTTGGCGCGGACCTCGAGAACCTCGCGAAGGAGGCCGCGATGACCGCGATGCGGCGAGTGCGGCCCGAACTCGACCTCGAGGAGGACGAGATCGACGCCGAGGCGCTCGAGGCGATCGAGATCGGAGAGGCCGACTTCAAGAGCGCCCTCCGCGGCATCGAGCCCTCTGCGATGCGCGAGGTCTTCGTCGAAGTTCCCGACGTGAGCTGGGACGACGTCGGCGGCCTCGAGGACGCCAAGGAGCGCCTGCGCGAGAGCGTCCAGTGGCCGATGGAACACGCCGACGCCTACGAGCGAGTCGCGCTCGAGCCAGCCAAAGGCGTCCTGCTGCACGGCCCGCCGGGCACTGGCAAGACGCTGCTCGCCAAGGCCGTCGCTAACGAGTCCCAGTCGAACTTCATCTCGGTCAAGGGACCCGAGCTCTTCGACAAGTACGTCGGCGAATCGGAGAAGGGCGTCCGCGAGGTCTTCAGCAAGGCCCGCGAGAACGCGCCGACGATCGTCTTCTTCGACGAGATCGACGCCATCGCGAGCGAGCGTGGGAGCGGCGTCGGCGACTCCAACGTCGGCGAGCGTGTCGTCTCCCAGCTGCTGACCGAACTCGACGGGCTCGAGGAGCTCGAGGACGTCGTCGTCATCGCGGCCTCGAACCGGCCCGAACTGATCGACGACGCGCTCCTCCGGCCGGGTCGGCTCGATCGCCACGTCTCCGTCGACGAACCCGACGAGACTGCTCGCCGCGAGATCTTCGAGATTCACACCCAGGGTCGACCGCTGGCTGACGACGTCGATCTCGACGACCTCGCGGCCGAGACGGAGGGCTACACCGGCGCGGACGTCGAGGCCGTCTGCCGCGAGGCCGCGACGATCGCCGTCCGCGAACACGTCCGCGCCGCGGCGACCGGCGAAGCGCGCGACGTCGACGAAATCGAACTGACGGCCGACCACTTCGAGCGAGCGCTCGAGGAGATCTCGCCCGAATCGGCCGCCGAGTTCGAACCCGGCCCGCGGGCCGGCGACTTCGACGAGGTCCTCGAGGGCGCCGAGACCGAAACCGAGGCGGAGTAA